The bacterium genomic sequence GGGCCGTACCTTTTCTTTTTCGCGCTGTCGCTCGCGTTTTGCGCCGTGGCGATCGACGCGGAGCGCGACGGACGCGCCGTGCGTTTTGCGATCGGGCTCGGCGTGGCGTTTTCGGCGGCGGCGGCGCTTCGTTTCGAAGGCTGGATGTTCCTTCCCGTGTGGCCCGCGTATCTCGCGTGGCGGCGCGGATGGAAACCGGCTCTTGCGGCGGGCGCCGTGCTCGCGATTTTTCCCCTCGCCCATATCGTCATGTCGGCGCGCATCGCAGGATCGCCGTTCGCGTTTCTATCCGCCGCGCAATCGGCCGCGTTCGTCAACGCCGGGGACGTGCCCCTCGTGCAGCGCGCGCTCGGCTGGCCGGGCACTTTCGTTGCGATTCTGGGCTGGCCGCTTGCGTTCGTCGCGCTCGCGGGGCTCGTCAACGATCTTGTTCGCGGGCGCAGCCGGCTGGCCGCGGGATTGTTTCTCTGGCACTTCGCGGTGGTCGAAACGCAGGCGCTCCGCGCCGCGATGGCGCCGGAGCTTGCCCGCTACGCGTCGCTGATGGTGCTGTTGCTCATCCCGCCGACGGCGGGACTCGTGACCGACGTGGTTCGCTACCTCATACGCACGCCCGTCGCGCGCGCGGTCGCCGCGGCCGGCGTAGGACTTGCGATCTCCGCGGCGAGCCTGCCCTACCTTTTCGGTATCGCGCAGGCGGCCGCCGCCGCGCGCCCGGCGTTTGTCGCGTCGGAAGCGCTGCGCTACGCGATGGACCCGGCGGATCGCGTCCTCATCACGACGGACAACCACGGATTCATGGTCGTCGAGTCGCGCGGCGACTACCGGCAATATCGCTACGCGGATTATTTGCCGGAGGGGCCGGCGACCCCGGAGAGTGTCGACAGGATCGTCCGCGAATGGGCGCCGACGCTGATCCTGCTGTCGGAGAACGACCCGACGCTTGCGGCCG encodes the following:
- a CDS encoding glycosyltransferase family 39 protein; the protein is MNRRTLITILTIAVAIGIGARAFSFVAVRNIEGSEQEGYSKLQLATQWVDGPRAYPDPNFGPLHAVLIVAAWRLTGDIVIGNRAFSVLFALATFAPLFVFVRRTRGKTDALAACAIYALCAPLLVVGVVTLSEGPYLFFFALSLAFCAVAIDAERDGRAVRFAIGLGVAFSAAAALRFEGWMFLPVWPAYLAWRRGWKPALAAGAVLAIFPLAHIVMSARIAGSPFAFLSAAQSAAFVNAGDVPLVQRALGWPGTFVAILGWPLAFVALAGLVNDLVRGRSRLAAGLFLWHFAVVETQALRAAMAPELARYASLMVLLLIPPTAGLVTDVVRYLIRTPVARAVAAAGVGLAISAASLPYLFGIAQAAAAARPAFVASEALRYAMDPADRVLITTDNHGFMVVESRGDYRQYRYADYLPEGPATPESVDRIVREWAPTLILLSENDPTLAAALGVSDCAETEINGHTFRPILDEPPWCLLARSRE